A DNA window from Iodobacter ciconiae contains the following coding sequences:
- a CDS encoding ribonuclease catalytic domain-containing protein — protein MNVFFEEDGNFKVATIKEEQAASLMLEDARGKRFKVKAANVLLRFERISLDDFLKAAQAAADEIDVDFLWECCGTDEFAFNTIAAEYFGANPSVQQQAAALIRLHGAPMYFYRKGRGHYKAAPEENLKAALAGLEKKKKEAEQMAIWQAELQAGALPESFIPLASKLLHRPDKNSLEWKTLAAAADAMQMSALRLMEKIGAIPDVGDYLLDGFLAESFPKGRGFAPTEPITCPGDLPLADVQAFSIDDSTTTEIDDAFSLKRLPNGNWQVGIHIAAPALGIAAGSDVDKIILDRLSTVYMPGDKITMLPNDVVEVFTLQEGKTCPALSMYLELSLGFDVLSHRSIVERVPIAANLRHEQLEPVFNENTAGIEGTPDFPWKEEITFLWHFAGALEGRRGKADPTAPLKIDYSFYIDQVDGEKRVRIVPRKRGAPMDKLVAELMILANSTWGKDLMQGQVAGIYRGQNGGRVRLTTQAGPHIGLGVECYSWASSPLRRAVDYVNQLQLLALIGNTKPRFQKNDAELYSIIGSFDTAYAAYAELQDKMERYWCLRYLQQENKREITAVVIKENLVRVDGMPLVIRAGIPELPAGTTVSLQVMKIDLLELLLETRMATI, from the coding sequence ATGAATGTTTTTTTTGAGGAAGATGGTAATTTCAAGGTAGCCACGATCAAGGAAGAGCAGGCGGCAAGCCTGATGCTTGAAGATGCGCGTGGTAAACGTTTTAAGGTAAAAGCAGCTAATGTGCTGCTGCGCTTTGAGCGTATCAGCCTTGATGACTTCCTGAAAGCGGCGCAAGCTGCGGCAGATGAAATTGATGTCGATTTTCTGTGGGAATGCTGTGGCACGGACGAATTTGCGTTTAACACGATTGCCGCCGAATACTTTGGTGCTAATCCTTCGGTACAGCAACAGGCTGCGGCACTGATCCGTTTGCATGGCGCGCCGATGTATTTCTACCGCAAAGGCCGCGGCCATTACAAGGCTGCACCTGAGGAAAATCTGAAAGCTGCTTTGGCTGGCCTCGAAAAAAAGAAAAAAGAAGCCGAGCAAATGGCAATCTGGCAAGCCGAGCTGCAAGCTGGCGCTTTGCCCGAGTCATTTATCCCCTTAGCCAGTAAACTACTGCACCGCCCTGATAAAAATAGCCTTGAGTGGAAAACGCTGGCTGCTGCTGCGGATGCCATGCAGATGTCTGCTCTGCGTTTGATGGAAAAAATCGGCGCAATTCCTGATGTGGGCGATTATCTGCTTGATGGTTTTCTGGCCGAATCCTTCCCTAAGGGCCGTGGTTTTGCACCGACCGAGCCGATTACGTGCCCGGGTGATTTGCCGTTGGCCGACGTACAGGCCTTTAGCATTGACGATTCCACCACCACCGAAATTGATGATGCTTTCAGCCTGAAGCGTTTGCCCAATGGCAATTGGCAGGTGGGGATTCATATTGCTGCACCTGCTCTGGGGATTGCCGCCGGATCTGACGTTGATAAAATTATTCTGGATCGCCTCTCTACCGTGTATATGCCCGGTGACAAGATCACCATGCTGCCAAATGATGTGGTGGAAGTTTTTACCCTGCAAGAGGGTAAAACCTGCCCGGCGCTGAGTATGTATTTGGAGCTGTCGTTGGGCTTTGATGTGCTTTCGCATCGCAGTATTGTGGAAAGGGTGCCAATTGCTGCCAACTTGCGTCACGAGCAGCTGGAGCCGGTGTTTAACGAAAACACCGCAGGAATTGAGGGTACGCCTGATTTTCCGTGGAAAGAAGAAATCACTTTTTTGTGGCACTTTGCCGGTGCGCTGGAAGGCCGCCGTGGCAAGGCGGATCCGACTGCACCGCTTAAAATTGATTACAGCTTCTATATCGACCAGGTTGATGGTGAAAAACGCGTGCGTATTGTGCCGCGCAAACGGGGCGCACCGATGGATAAACTGGTGGCCGAGTTGATGATTCTGGCCAATAGCACCTGGGGCAAAGATTTGATGCAGGGCCAGGTGGCGGGGATTTATCGCGGCCAGAATGGCGGCCGTGTGCGTTTAACCACGCAGGCTGGCCCGCATATTGGTCTGGGCGTGGAATGCTATTCCTGGGCTTCTTCACCACTGCGCCGGGCGGTGGATTACGTGAACCAGCTGCAGTTACTGGCGCTGATTGGCAACACCAAGCCGCGCTTTCAAAAGAATGACGCCGAGCTGTATTCGATTATCGGAAGTTTCGATACTGCCTACGCCGCTTACGCTGAATTACAAGATAAGATGGAAAGGTACTGGTGTTTGCGTTACCTGCAGCAGGAAAACAAACGTGAAATTACTGCGGTGGTGATAAAAGAGAATTTAGTGCGCGTGGATGGCATGCCTCTGGTAATACGTGCAGGTATTCCGGAACTACCTGCCGGTACCACGGTCAGTCTGCAAGTCATGAAGATTGATTTACTTGAGCTGCTGCTTGAAACGCGTATGGCGACGATTTAA
- the groES gene encoding co-chaperone GroES codes for MKIRPLHDRVVIKRVEAEEKTASGIVLPGNAAEKPDMGEVVAVGNGKILENGSVRPMAVKAGDKVIFGKYSGQTVKVDGDELLVMREEDIMGVIEG; via the coding sequence ATGAAAATTCGTCCTTTGCATGACCGTGTAGTAATCAAACGCGTTGAAGCTGAAGAAAAAACTGCATCTGGCATCGTGTTGCCAGGTAACGCTGCTGAAAAGCCGGATATGGGCGAAGTGGTTGCCGTCGGTAACGGTAAGATTTTAGAAAATGGTTCTGTACGCCCAATGGCTGTTAAAGCAGGCGACAAGGTGATCTTTGGTAAGTACAGCGGCCAAACCGTAAAAGTAGATGGCGACGAACTGCTTGTAATGCGTGAAGAAGACATCATGGGCGTGATCGAAGGCTAA
- a CDS encoding aldehyde dehydrogenase family protein yields the protein MPELITISPIDGSEVARRAYADEHHIAATLHRARLAQRDWRQVSLLERMAVLSRAVDAFSANKEAIAEAITRQIGRPIRYSPNEVAGFDTRARHMMAIAPEALADIHPTPIEGFNRFIRREALGVVLVVAPWNYPLLTAVNAIIPALMAGNAVILKHSAQTPLCAEQIHAAFVAAGLPAGVFQYLHTDHASTQKLIQAKEIKHVCFTGSVAGGIAVEQAAAGRFIGVGLELGGNDAALVRSDADLAHAVDTLVDGAFFNSGQSCCGTQRIYVHQSVYQEFVGRALALTEQYVLGNPLDAATTLGPVVRVAAANAVRAAEADALAKGASQIVDTRRFALDDGKGAYLAPRIFTGVNHQMQLMADECFGPVVGIMPVKNDEEAVRLMNDSPYGLTSAVFSRDENVALSLADQLECGTFFMNRCDYLDPALPWTGIKQTGRGATLSVLGYDYLTRPKSFHLKHLTSGDISAF from the coding sequence ATGCCTGAGCTGATCACGATTAGTCCTATTGACGGTAGCGAAGTGGCCCGGCGGGCTTATGCCGATGAGCACCATATTGCCGCCACTTTGCATCGAGCCAGGCTTGCCCAGCGGGATTGGCGGCAGGTTTCTCTGCTCGAGCGTATGGCCGTGCTGAGCCGTGCGGTGGATGCTTTTTCTGCCAATAAAGAGGCGATTGCCGAGGCCATCACCCGCCAGATTGGCCGACCGATTCGTTATTCACCCAATGAAGTGGCCGGCTTTGATACCCGGGCGCGGCATATGATGGCGATTGCACCCGAGGCACTGGCCGACATCCATCCCACGCCGATTGAGGGTTTTAATCGCTTTATCCGCCGCGAAGCGCTGGGCGTAGTGCTGGTGGTGGCGCCGTGGAATTACCCGCTGTTGACCGCTGTGAATGCGATTATCCCGGCACTGATGGCGGGCAATGCGGTGATCTTAAAACACTCGGCTCAAACGCCGCTTTGTGCCGAGCAAATCCACGCTGCCTTTGTGGCTGCAGGCCTGCCTGCAGGCGTATTCCAGTACTTGCACACCGATCACGCCAGCACGCAAAAGCTGATTCAGGCTAAAGAAATCAAACATGTTTGCTTTACCGGCTCGGTAGCAGGTGGTATCGCTGTAGAGCAAGCTGCGGCAGGGCGATTTATTGGCGTGGGCCTGGAGCTGGGGGGCAATGATGCCGCGCTGGTACGCAGTGATGCCGATCTGGCCCACGCTGTCGATACGCTGGTTGATGGTGCATTTTTTAACTCCGGGCAAAGCTGCTGCGGCACGCAGCGTATCTATGTGCACCAGTCGGTGTACCAGGAGTTTGTTGGTCGTGCTCTTGCTTTAACCGAGCAATATGTTTTGGGTAACCCGCTGGATGCGGCTACCACTCTGGGCCCCGTCGTGCGGGTTGCTGCCGCCAATGCGGTGCGAGCGGCAGAGGCCGATGCGTTGGCCAAAGGTGCCAGCCAGATCGTTGATACCCGCCGCTTTGCGCTGGATGATGGTAAGGGTGCCTATCTGGCGCCGAGGATCTTTACCGGTGTGAATCACCAGATGCAGCTGATGGCCGATGAATGCTTTGGTCCCGTGGTGGGCATTATGCCTGTGAAAAATGACGAAGAAGCGGTTCGCTTGATGAACGATAGCCCTTACGGCCTGACTTCCGCCGTATTCAGCCGCGACGAAAACGTCGCATTGAGCCTTGCCGATCAGCTGGAGTGCGGCACCTTCTTTATGAATCGCTGTGATTATCTAGACCCGGCCCTGCCCTGGACTGGTATTAAACAAACCGGGCGGGGGGCGACTTTATCCGTGCTGGGGTACGATTATTTAACGCGGCCGAAGTCATTTCATCTGAAGCATCTCACATCTGGGGATATTTCCGCTTTTTAA
- the groL gene encoding chaperonin GroEL (60 kDa chaperone family; promotes refolding of misfolded polypeptides especially under stressful conditions; forms two stacked rings of heptamers to form a barrel-shaped 14mer; ends can be capped by GroES; misfolded proteins enter the barrel where they are refolded when GroES binds), translating into MAAKEVKFGDSARARMVAGVNVLADAVKVTLGPKGRNVVLERSYGAPTITKDGVSVAKEIELKDKFENMGAQMVKEVASKTSDIAGDGTTTATVLAQAIVQEGMKYVAAGMNPMDLKRGIDKAVIALVGELKNIAKPCSTTKEIAQVGSISANSDEVIGEKIAAAMEKVGKEGVITVEDGSGLEDELDVVEGMQFDRGYLSPYFINNPEKQIALLDNPFVLLFDKKISNIRDLLPVLEQVAKAGRPLLIIAEDVDGEALATLVVNNIRGILKTVSVKAPGFGDRRKAMLEDIATLTGATVIAEEVGLTLEKATLAELGSAKRIEVSKENTIIIDGAGNEESIKTRVGLIRKQIEDATSDYDREKLQERVAKLAGGVAVIKVGAATEVEMKEKKARVEDALHATRAAVEEGIVAGGGVALLRARSAIIDLKGSNVDQDAGIKIVLKAIEAPLRQIVQNAGDEPSVVVSKVLEGKGNFGYNAGTGVYGDMVEMGVLDPAKVTRSALQHAASIAGLMLTTDCMIAELPKEEGTGGMPDMGGMGGMGGMGM; encoded by the coding sequence ATGGCAGCAAAAGAAGTTAAATTTGGTGATTCCGCCCGCGCCCGTATGGTAGCTGGCGTCAATGTTCTGGCTGATGCAGTAAAAGTAACTCTGGGCCCTAAGGGCCGTAACGTAGTACTGGAACGCAGCTACGGCGCGCCTACCATCACCAAAGACGGTGTATCGGTAGCCAAAGAAATCGAGCTGAAAGATAAGTTCGAAAACATGGGCGCGCAGATGGTAAAAGAAGTTGCATCCAAGACTTCTGATATCGCCGGTGACGGTACAACAACGGCCACCGTGCTGGCTCAGGCCATCGTGCAAGAAGGCATGAAATACGTTGCTGCCGGCATGAACCCGATGGATCTGAAGCGCGGTATCGACAAGGCAGTCATTGCCCTGGTCGGCGAGCTGAAGAACATTGCCAAGCCTTGCTCCACCACTAAAGAAATCGCTCAGGTTGGCTCTATCTCTGCCAACAGCGATGAAGTCATTGGCGAAAAAATCGCTGCTGCGATGGAAAAAGTAGGCAAAGAAGGTGTGATTACCGTTGAAGACGGTAGCGGCCTGGAAGATGAGCTGGATGTAGTTGAAGGTATGCAGTTTGACCGCGGCTACCTCTCTCCTTACTTTATCAACAACCCGGAAAAGCAAATCGCCCTGCTGGACAATCCGTTTGTACTGCTTTTCGACAAGAAAATCAGCAACATCCGTGATCTCTTGCCAGTACTGGAGCAAGTAGCAAAAGCGGGCCGTCCGCTGTTGATTATTGCTGAAGATGTAGATGGCGAAGCGCTGGCTACCCTGGTTGTAAACAACATCCGCGGCATTCTGAAAACAGTTTCGGTTAAAGCGCCTGGCTTTGGCGATCGCCGTAAAGCCATGCTGGAAGATATCGCCACCCTGACTGGCGCAACCGTAATTGCTGAAGAAGTAGGCCTAACCTTAGAAAAAGCCACACTGGCTGAACTGGGCTCTGCCAAGCGTATCGAAGTATCCAAAGAAAACACCATCATCATCGATGGCGCGGGTAATGAAGAATCTATCAAAACACGCGTTGGCCTGATCCGTAAGCAAATCGAAGACGCAACCAGCGATTACGATCGTGAAAAACTGCAAGAACGCGTAGCCAAACTGGCTGGCGGCGTTGCAGTGATCAAAGTTGGTGCTGCCACCGAAGTTGAAATGAAAGAAAAGAAAGCCCGTGTTGAAGACGCACTGCACGCAACCCGCGCAGCTGTGGAAGAAGGCATTGTGGCTGGTGGTGGTGTAGCTCTGCTGCGCGCACGCTCTGCCATTATCGACCTGAAAGGCTCAAATGTTGATCAGGATGCGGGTATCAAGATCGTACTGAAAGCCATCGAAGCGCCACTGCGTCAGATCGTGCAAAACGCGGGTGACGAGCCTAGCGTTGTGGTTTCCAAAGTATTGGAAGGCAAAGGTAACTTCGGTTACAACGCCGGTACCGGCGTTTACGGCGACATGGTAGAAATGGGCGTTCTGGACCCGGCTAAAGTAACCCGCTCGGCACTGCAACACGCAGCATCGATCGCTGGCCTGATGCTGACCACAGATTGCATGATTGCTGAGTTGCCAAAAGAAGAAGGCACAGGCGGCATGCCAGATATGGGCGGCATGGGTGGTATGGGCGGCATGGGTATGTAA
- a CDS encoding adenosylmethionine--8-amino-7-oxononanoate transaminase, with protein MKNINLLARSLAAVWHPCTQMKRHESFPLIPIARAQGTWLYEADGKRYLDAVSSWWVNLFGHGEPRIKAAISLQMDTLEHVMLAGFTHQPVVELSERLAKLSGLGHAFYGSDGASAIEVALKMSVHYWRNQGQAQKNRFIYLENSYHGETAGALSVTDVPVFRDAYAPLVRDNFCVMNPDTRQALAAETASDVAERAIDALVATLEKHHQDIAALILEPLVQGAAGMAMYDLSYLQKARLLCDRYQIHLVCDEIAVGFGRTGSMFAYEQANIKPDFLCLSKGITGGFLPLAVVLSRDEIYAAFYHDDISRAFLHSHSYTGNPLACAAALAVLDIFENDDVIAKNAEKALRWDMVFATLALHPKVRNYRRTGMIWAFDVVGVAPGFAQRFFIAALEQELLLRPIGNTVYFMPPYCLTDAEVRHLLSGTLAALDAVENVISEFVDAVVA; from the coding sequence ATGAAAAACATTAATTTACTGGCACGAAGCCTGGCGGCAGTGTGGCATCCCTGTACGCAAATGAAGCGGCATGAAAGCTTTCCCTTGATCCCGATTGCTCGCGCGCAAGGCACATGGCTATATGAAGCGGATGGAAAACGTTACCTGGATGCGGTTTCCAGCTGGTGGGTTAATTTATTTGGCCATGGAGAGCCTAGAATTAAGGCTGCGATTAGCCTGCAAATGGATACTCTGGAGCATGTGATGCTGGCGGGTTTTACCCATCAGCCTGTGGTGGAGTTATCCGAGCGTTTGGCAAAGCTAAGCGGCTTGGGCCATGCTTTTTATGGCTCGGATGGCGCATCTGCGATAGAAGTTGCACTAAAAATGTCGGTGCATTACTGGCGTAATCAGGGGCAAGCGCAAAAAAATCGCTTCATCTATCTAGAAAACAGTTATCACGGAGAAACGGCGGGTGCTTTGTCGGTAACTGATGTGCCTGTTTTTCGTGATGCCTACGCCCCTTTGGTCAGAGATAATTTCTGTGTAATGAATCCTGATACACGTCAAGCGTTGGCAGCAGAAACGGCGTCAGATGTAGCTGAGCGGGCAATTGATGCTTTGGTCGCTACGCTGGAGAAGCATCACCAGGATATTGCTGCGCTGATTCTTGAGCCTTTGGTGCAAGGCGCAGCAGGAATGGCTATGTATGATCTGAGCTATCTGCAAAAAGCGCGGCTCTTATGTGATCGCTATCAGATTCATTTGGTTTGTGACGAAATTGCCGTGGGTTTTGGGCGTACAGGGTCTATGTTTGCTTATGAGCAGGCAAATATAAAACCAGATTTTTTATGTCTTTCCAAGGGAATTACCGGCGGCTTTTTGCCTTTGGCCGTGGTGCTGAGCCGTGATGAAATTTATGCCGCTTTTTATCATGATGATATTAGCAGGGCATTTTTACACTCGCATTCTTATACCGGTAATCCATTGGCTTGCGCAGCCGCTTTGGCTGTTCTGGATATTTTTGAAAATGATGATGTAATCGCAAAAAACGCTGAAAAAGCGTTACGCTGGGATATGGTGTTTGCTACGCTGGCTTTACATCCTAAAGTTAGAAATTATCGGCGTACCGGGATGATCTGGGCTTTTGATGTGGTGGGGGTGGCCCCTGGCTTTGCACAGCGTTTTTTTATCGCAGCTCTGGAACAGGAACTCTTGCTTAGGCCGATCGGCAATACCGTTTACTTTATGCCGCCTTATTGCCTGACTGATGCAGAAGTCAGACACTTATTGTCAGGAACACTGGCAGCTTTGGATGCAGTAGAAAATGTTATATCGGAGTTTGTTGATGCCGTTGTCGCTTAA
- the hemA gene encoding glutamyl-tRNA reductase → MNLLVLGVNYHTAPVAVRERLAFTPAEVPTALAMLSAEHGVSEAAIVSTCNRTELYCNAREPQQVLAWLASTRGHRVEDIEPHLYLLNGGDAASHAFRVASGLDSMVLGETQILGQLKDAERFARDAGTMGVLLNGVFQRAFSVAKEVRTQTRIGAASVSMAAASVRLAERLFPSVASCKVLFIGAGEMIELCATHFHARGPKQITVANRTIERGEMLAKKFGGEAILLSDLPSRLAEFDIVVTSTAAPLPIVGKGMVERALKERKHRPMFMVDLAVPRDIEGEVGDLSDVYLYTLDDLAEVVRQGQESRAGEVESAEVIIATRVDDFHRWVSSRALVPTIRELKDYADRIARHELEKAQKKLAAGENAEAVLAEFSRQMANKFMHAPLAALNNVLPEEQENTLATVRRLYRLHE, encoded by the coding sequence ATGAATCTGCTTGTCCTTGGCGTTAATTACCACACTGCCCCCGTTGCAGTCAGGGAGAGGCTCGCGTTTACTCCGGCAGAAGTGCCTACCGCTTTAGCCATGTTAAGTGCTGAGCATGGTGTGTCGGAAGCGGCGATTGTTTCGACCTGTAATCGCACCGAGCTTTACTGTAATGCCAGAGAACCGCAACAGGTTCTGGCCTGGCTGGCAAGCACGCGTGGGCATCGCGTAGAAGATATCGAGCCGCATCTGTATTTGCTCAATGGTGGCGATGCCGCCAGCCACGCATTCAGGGTTGCCAGTGGCCTGGACTCCATGGTGCTGGGCGAAACACAGATTTTAGGTCAGCTCAAAGACGCCGAGCGTTTTGCCAGGGATGCAGGCACGATGGGCGTGCTGCTCAATGGTGTGTTTCAGCGTGCTTTTTCGGTGGCTAAAGAAGTCAGAACCCAAACACGGATTGGGGCCGCATCCGTATCCATGGCTGCCGCATCGGTACGCCTGGCTGAGCGATTATTCCCCTCAGTGGCATCCTGTAAGGTGCTTTTTATTGGCGCAGGAGAAATGATCGAGCTCTGCGCCACGCACTTTCACGCCCGTGGCCCCAAGCAAATTACCGTGGCCAATCGCACCATAGAACGCGGCGAAATGCTGGCCAAAAAATTTGGCGGCGAAGCGATTTTATTATCTGATTTGCCATCCCGCCTTGCTGAATTTGACATCGTGGTTACATCAACTGCAGCGCCGCTGCCCATCGTGGGCAAGGGTATGGTTGAGCGGGCGCTGAAAGAACGTAAGCACCGACCGATGTTTATGGTGGATTTAGCCGTGCCGCGTGATATCGAAGGCGAGGTGGGCGATTTATCTGATGTCTACCTTTACACCTTGGATGACTTGGCCGAAGTGGTGCGTCAGGGGCAGGAATCCCGGGCGGGTGAAGTTGAATCGGCCGAAGTGATTATCGCTACACGCGTGGATGATTTTCATCGCTGGGTATCCAGCCGTGCGCTGGTGCCGACCATCAGAGAGTTAAAAGATTATGCCGACCGTATCGCCCGGCATGAGCTGGAAAAAGCGCAAAAGAAACTGGCCGCAGGCGAAAACGCTGAAGCCGTGCTGGCAGAATTCTCACGCCAAATGGCCAATAAATTTATGCACGCCCCACTCGCTGCCTTAAATAATGTCTTGCCGGAAGAGCAGGAAAACACCCTCGCCACCGTGCGCCGTCTCTACCGCCTGCACGAGTAG
- the panD gene encoding aspartate 1-decarboxylase, whose amino-acid sequence MQRSLLKSKIHRCTTTHSELHYEGSCAIDENLLEAANILEHEQIHIWNVDNGERFSTYAIKAERGSGIISVNGSAARRAAVGDLLIIATFANFEEAEIAAFHPALVFVDADNRIKEIKHHAPVQAA is encoded by the coding sequence ATGCAACGTTCTCTGCTTAAATCGAAAATTCATCGCTGTACTACCACGCACTCCGAGCTGCATTACGAAGGCTCGTGCGCTATCGATGAAAATCTGCTTGAAGCCGCTAATATCCTTGAACATGAACAGATTCATATCTGGAATGTGGATAACGGCGAGCGTTTCTCCACCTATGCTATTAAGGCTGAGCGCGGTTCGGGAATTATTTCGGTAAATGGCTCGGCAGCGCGTCGTGCTGCGGTGGGTGATCTGCTGATTATCGCGACTTTTGCTAATTTTGAAGAAGCAGAAATCGCGGCTTTCCACCCCGCTCTGGTGTTTGTGGATGCAGATAATCGCATTAAGGAAATTAAGCATCACGCTCCTGTGCAGGCGGCTTAA
- the hemF gene encoding oxygen-dependent coproporphyrinogen oxidase encodes MNSIAVKDYLLNLQQNIVATLEQLDGSTFHTDQWEKAGGGGGMTRVIEGGNLFERGGVNFSHVMGEALPPSASAGRPELAGRAFEAMGVSLVLHPRNPYIPTVHMNVRLFRAYKEGEQDVWWFGGGMDLTPYYGQEADAVHFHQACKDALDPFGAALYPEFKAWCDRYFHLKHRNEPRGIGGIFFDDYNATSFEASFAMTQSVGNAFLPAYTPIVERHEDAEYGQRERDWQAFRRGRYVEFNLVFDRGTLFGLQSGGRTESILMSMPPVVNWRYDYHPEAGTPEARLYSDFLCGRDWLGVMGG; translated from the coding sequence ATGAACTCAATAGCCGTTAAAGATTATCTTTTAAACCTGCAGCAAAATATTGTCGCCACTCTTGAGCAGCTGGATGGATCGACTTTTCACACCGATCAGTGGGAAAAAGCAGGCGGTGGTGGTGGTATGACGCGGGTGATTGAAGGCGGCAATCTGTTTGAGCGCGGCGGGGTGAATTTCTCCCATGTGATGGGTGAGGCCCTGCCGCCATCGGCTAGTGCCGGTCGGCCAGAATTGGCAGGGAGGGCATTTGAAGCGATGGGTGTGTCGCTGGTCTTGCATCCGCGTAATCCGTATATCCCCACCGTGCATATGAATGTGCGCCTGTTCCGTGCATATAAAGAGGGCGAGCAGGATGTGTGGTGGTTTGGCGGCGGCATGGATCTCACTCCCTATTATGGACAGGAAGCGGATGCGGTGCATTTTCATCAGGCCTGTAAAGACGCGCTTGATCCTTTTGGTGCAGCACTTTACCCGGAATTCAAAGCCTGGTGTGATCGCTATTTCCACTTAAAGCATCGCAACGAGCCGCGCGGTATCGGCGGTATTTTCTTTGACGACTACAACGCCACCAGTTTTGAAGCCAGCTTTGCCATGACGCAAAGCGTGGGTAACGCCTTCTTGCCAGCTTATACACCGATTGTGGAGCGCCACGAGGATGCTGAATATGGTCAGCGCGAGCGCGATTGGCAAGCGTTTCGCCGTGGCCGCTATGTAGAATTTAACCTGGTCTTTGATCGCGGTACGCTGTTTGGCTTGCAATCTGGCGGGCGCACCGAATCTATCCTGATGTCCATGCCACCGGTAGTGAACTGGCGCTACGATTACCACCCTGAAGCAGGCACGCCCGAAGCGCGTTTATATAGCGACTTTTTATGTGGCAGAGATTGGCTGGGTGTGATGGGCGGCTGA
- the prfA gene encoding peptide chain release factor 1 → MKPSIAAKLAQLADRLEEVDALLATEEATRDMTSYRKLTKERAELEPVVALYHRFTQIEADMTDATEMLSDPDMKDMAEEEIKEGKVRIEALEIELQKALLPKDPNDERNIFLEIRAGTGGDEAALFAGDLFRMYSRFAERNRWQVEVVSASESDLGGYREIIARIVGFGAYSWLKFESGAHRVQRVPATETQGRIHTSACTVAVMAEADEAEEITINPADLRIDTFRASGAGGQHINKTDSAVRVTHIPSGIVVECQDDRSQHKNKARALSVLAARIKDVQDRERHAVEAAQRKSLVGSGDRSERIRTYNFPQGRMTDHRINLTLYKLDYIMDGDMNDLTQALVNEHQTELLAQLGGTE, encoded by the coding sequence ATGAAACCTTCTATTGCTGCCAAATTGGCGCAACTTGCTGATCGTCTTGAAGAAGTCGATGCCTTACTGGCTACCGAAGAGGCGACTCGTGATATGACTAGCTATCGCAAGCTCACCAAAGAGCGTGCCGAATTAGAACCTGTGGTGGCTCTTTATCATCGTTTTACCCAGATTGAAGCCGATATGACGGACGCTACTGAAATGCTCAGCGATCCTGATATGAAGGATATGGCCGAAGAAGAAATCAAAGAAGGCAAAGTACGTATCGAAGCCTTGGAAATCGAGCTGCAAAAAGCGCTGCTGCCAAAAGATCCTAACGACGAGCGCAATATATTTTTAGAAATCCGCGCCGGTACCGGTGGTGACGAAGCGGCCTTGTTTGCCGGTGATTTATTCCGCATGTACAGCCGCTTTGCCGAGCGTAATCGCTGGCAGGTAGAAGTGGTTTCAGCCAGTGAATCTGATCTGGGCGGCTATCGCGAAATCATTGCCCGTATTGTGGGTTTTGGTGCGTATTCATGGCTAAAATTTGAATCTGGTGCGCACCGGGTGCAGCGTGTGCCAGCTACCGAAACGCAGGGCAGAATTCATACCTCGGCGTGTACGGTAGCGGTGATGGCTGAGGCAGACGAAGCAGAAGAAATCACCATTAACCCTGCCGATTTGCGCATCGACACCTTCCGCGCCAGCGGTGCCGGTGGTCAGCACATTAACAAAACTGATTCGGCTGTGCGGGTAACGCATATTCCAAGCGGTATTGTGGTGGAATGCCAGGACGACCGAAGCCAGCACAAAAATAAAGCCCGCGCCTTATCGGTGCTGGCCGCCCGCATTAAAGACGTACAAGACCGCGAACGCCATGCCGTAGAAGCCGCGCAGCGTAAATCGCTGGTGGGCTCCGGCGACAGGTCCGAGCGCATCCGCACCTACAACTTCCCGCAGGGCCGCATGACCGATCACCGGATTAATCTCACGCTGTATAAGCTGGATTACATCATGGATGGCGATATGAACGACCTGACCCAAGCCCTGGTCAACGAGCACCAAACCGAGCTGCTGGCGCAATTGGGCGGGACAGAGTAA